In Bradyrhizobium paxllaeri, the genomic stretch ACGCCGGATCGTGGCGTTCAACCCAATAGAACATGACATCGTTTTCGAGACGAAGGAGCTTCTCGTCGACCCGATGTCGGAGCGGCTGGCGTTAGGGAATGTGCGCGGAAAGCGCTCAACCCTGTTCGACTATTGCGGTCGAGCCAAGTGGATCGCCGATGCAGGGGTTTCGGCGCACGCCGATAGCTGGCTTGGCACGATCGAGGAGGCGGCAGGTCGCACGGATCAAGAGCGCGAATACCTCGGGGGGCGCGAATGGAAGAAGGCGACCAGACGTATGAGCGTGCTGTCGCAAAAGGCGCCTTTCGCCCCCACGCCGGACTTTTCGCAGGTCGCATCACCCAGGAAGGCGCTCCGCGCATTCGTCGACGAGACGCAACGCGCCGGCTCGCGATTGGTTTTCGTCGCAGCGCTGGCGGACGACCTGCGCGTGATGGAGCGGATGAGCGGGGTCAAGCCGGAGCGCTTTGCGAACTGGGACGAGGCGACGGCCGGACGCAATCGTGAAGCGGCGCTTTTGGCTGACTTCGACAGAGGTTTTGTCGTGCCCGGCCGGAAACCTCTTGTCGTCGTGACGGCTTCCGATGTGCTGGGCAGCAGGGCGCATCATCCGCAGCCCCTGGCCAGGAGCTGGAGTGCGGCTTTCGACCACGCAGATGTGCCGGAGCAGGGTACGGTGGTCGTTCATCTGCAGCGAGGACTGGCCTTGCTCGACGGCTTGCAGACCGTGGCGACGGGGGGTGGGTCGTCGCGCGAAATGATCCGGCTCGTATTTGCGGGGGACGATGCCGTTCTCGTTCCGCCCGCTGACCTGACGATAATCTGGCCATACGCGTCGGAGCTCGGCGAGCTGACCCTCGACAAGGCGGATGGAAGTACGTGGTGGGCCCGGCGTACCGAGGCGGAGAACGAAATCCAGATCGCCGGCAAGCAGCTCGCCAAACACATCAGCCAGCGGCGCCGCCGGCGAGCTCAGAAACTTGTACCTCGAGGGCCCGTTTATGAGAAGTTCGTCGCGCGTTTTCCCTATTTCACGACGGTCGACCAGGCGAAGGCCATTCGGGACGTTCTAGATGATCTCGCGTCGGGCCATCCCATGGACAGGGTCATTTGCGGCGATGTCGGGTTCGGCAAAACCGAGGTGGCGTTGCGAGCCACGGCTGCGGTGGTGTTGTCAGGAAAGCAGGTCGCGATCGCGGTACCGACCACGGTCCTTGCAAGACAGCATGTCGCGACTTTCCGCAAACGTTTTGCTCCGTTCGGTATCGAAGTGGGAAGTCTGTCGCGGACCGATTCCGGCGCGCAGACAAGAGAGGTGAAGGAGGGACTGAAGAGCGGAAAATTGAAGGTCGTGGTTGGAACGCAGGCTCTCGCCTCGAAGGACGTGAAGTTCGCCGACCTCGGCCTGGTCATCATCGACGAGGAGCAGCATTTTGGCGCGGCAGAGAAGGCGAAACTTTCCGGGCTGGCCAAGAGCATTCATGCCCTTTGGATGAGCGCCACGCCGATCCCGCGGACGCTTGCGGCAGGTCTCGCCGGTTTCAGGGATCTCAGCGTCATTGCCTCTCCGCCCGTACATCGACTTCCGGTCGTCACGAAGGTCGCTCCGCTTTCGGACGCCGCCATCGCCGCGGCATTGCTGCGCGAACAAAGACGCCATGGACAAAGCTTTCTGATCTGTCCGCGTATTCAGGATCTCGATCCGATGCTGGCGCGAGTTCAATCGATGGCCCCGGATCTCCGCATCGTCTGTCTCCATGGCAAGTTGCCCGCCGACGAAATAGACGATCGAATGATGAGCTTCGTCGAAGGCAGGGCGGACGTTCTGCTGGCGACCAACATCGTGGAGAGCGGTCTCGATATTCCCCGGGCCAACACCATCGTAGTCTGTTGGCCCGAAAGGTTCGGTCTTGCTCAGCTCCACCAGCTCAGAGGCAGGGTGGGACGCGGCGGAATACGCGCGTTTGCGTATTTGCTGACCGATTCCGACTCGGAGCGATCCGAGAAGCGGCTGGCCGTTTTGGAGGAGTTCA encodes the following:
- a CDS encoding DEAD/DEAH box helicase; translation: MMALHLLAQWRKSGRKGIVFLAESENRAERLGAVIHALAPSCDVLVFPRLNTLPFDQLEPSHEIAGRRSSVLRRLAKPEKPILLVSTAEAVMERLPAPASWSRVILRLKVGAAFSERDLRARLEALGYDLDDEADYPGGALFHGKTFEIFPAGALGPFRVEHSGGVIRRIVAFNPIEHDIVFETKELLVDPMSERLALGNVRGKRSTLFDYCGRAKWIADAGVSAHADSWLGTIEEAAGRTDQEREYLGGREWKKATRRMSVLSQKAPFAPTPDFSQVASPRKALRAFVDETQRAGSRLVFVAALADDLRVMERMSGVKPERFANWDEATAGRNREAALLADFDRGFVVPGRKPLVVVTASDVLGSRAHHPQPLARSWSAAFDHADVPEQGTVVVHLQRGLALLDGLQTVATGGGSSREMIRLVFAGDDAVLVPPADLTIIWPYASELGELTLDKADGSTWWARRTEAENEIQIAGKQLAKHISQRRRRRAQKLVPRGPVYEKFVARFPYFTTVDQAKAIRDVLDDLASGHPMDRVICGDVGFGKTEVALRATAAVVLSGKQVAIAVPTTVLARQHVATFRKRFAPFGIEVGSLSRTDSGAQTREVKEGLKSGKLKVVVGTQALASKDVKFADLGLVIIDEEQHFGAAEKAKLSGLAKSIHALWMSATPIPRTLAAGLAGFRDLSVIASPPVHRLPVVTKVAPLSDAAIAAALLREQRRHGQSFLICPRIQDLDPMLARVQSMAPDLRIVCLHGKLPADEIDDRMMSFVEGRADVLLATNIVESGLDIPRANTIVVCWPERFGLAQLHQLRGRVGRGGIRAFAYLLTDSDSERSEKRLAVLEEFNRPGAGFAISARDLDLRGAGDLLSERQSGHVQVFGPVLYSHLLKLASEKADDRAADLWVPDLNLPIPDMLPPGYVQSEAVRLEIYARAARCPSEDELDDLEEETSRRFGKLPPAAGDFFAAARLRIDCRRRGIVRLDVGADAVAATFLPGKLGRSRARSLQRDGDRVVYISKDRERPLGKVEGFLDVLDE